Proteins encoded within one genomic window of Streptomyces sp. NBC_01314:
- a CDS encoding Fpg/Nei family DNA glycosylase, translated as MPEGDTVWQAARRLHTALADKVLSRSDLRVPKYATAGLTGRTVLDVTPRGKHLLTRIEGGLTLHSHLRMEGSWKVYANGERWRGGPAHQIRAILGNTDLTAVGYRLPVLELIRTTDEHRAVGHLGPDLLGPDWDPDRALTNLLSDPARALGEALLDQRNLAGIGNVYKSELCFLLRVTPWLPVGALPEDLAARLPALAKKLLEANRDRPIRSTTGHRHHDLFVYGRAPRPCLRCHTPVRAADQGDGSRERPTYWCPTCQPGPAPATAGTPRRNARVQRRPPN; from the coding sequence ATGCCCGAAGGTGACACCGTCTGGCAAGCGGCGAGACGACTCCACACCGCCCTCGCCGACAAGGTGCTGTCCCGCTCCGACCTACGCGTACCGAAATACGCCACGGCCGGCCTCACCGGCCGCACCGTCCTGGACGTGACCCCCCGCGGCAAGCACCTCCTCACCCGCATCGAAGGCGGCCTGACCCTCCACTCGCACCTGCGGATGGAGGGGTCCTGGAAGGTGTACGCCAACGGCGAGCGCTGGCGCGGCGGCCCGGCGCACCAGATCCGCGCGATCCTGGGCAACACCGACCTCACGGCCGTCGGCTACCGCCTCCCCGTACTGGAGCTGATCCGCACCACCGACGAACACCGCGCCGTCGGCCACCTCGGTCCCGACCTGCTCGGCCCGGACTGGGACCCCGACCGGGCCCTCACCAACCTCCTGAGCGACCCCGCCCGCGCCCTCGGCGAGGCGCTCCTGGACCAGCGCAATCTCGCCGGTATCGGCAATGTCTACAAGAGCGAGCTCTGCTTCCTGCTCCGGGTCACCCCCTGGCTCCCCGTCGGCGCCCTCCCGGAGGACCTCGCCGCCCGGCTGCCCGCCCTCGCCAAGAAACTCCTCGAAGCCAACCGCGACCGCCCGATCCGCAGCACGACAGGCCACCGCCACCACGACCTGTTCGTGTACGGCCGGGCCCCCCGCCCCTGCCTGCGCTGCCACACCCCCGTCCGCGCGGCCGACCAGGGCGACGGCTCCCGCGAACGCCCCACCTACTGGTGCCCCACCTGCCAGCCTGGCCCGGCACCGGCAACCGCCGGAACACCCCGCCGAAACGCCCGAGTTCAACGCCGCCCACCCAATTGA
- a CDS encoding SDR family NAD(P)-dependent oxidoreductase yields MPIPAYDLTGRTAFVTGAGSGIGRASAVLLAEAGATVHCADRNAQGLHETATLIKARNGIARTHHLDVTDRAQLTQAVAACERLDVMAAIAGIMHSSPVLETLDEDLERVWSVNFKGVLHACQAAARRMIADKTRGSIVTMASGAVDTGGPGLLCYGVTKAAVVQLTKTLATEVGPHGIRVNAVAPGWIRTPMTDRHDGEAQARTESFMARLSPLSRVGEPDDIAHAVLHLASDASAFTTGQILRPNGGVAMPW; encoded by the coding sequence ATGCCCATCCCGGCGTACGACCTCACCGGCCGCACCGCGTTCGTCACCGGCGCCGGCAGCGGTATCGGCCGCGCCTCGGCCGTCCTGCTCGCCGAGGCGGGCGCGACGGTGCACTGCGCGGACCGCAACGCGCAGGGCCTGCACGAGACGGCGACCCTCATCAAGGCCAGGAACGGTATCGCCCGCACCCACCACCTCGACGTCACCGACCGCGCCCAGCTCACACAGGCCGTGGCCGCGTGCGAGCGGCTCGATGTGATGGCGGCGATCGCCGGAATCATGCACAGCAGCCCGGTACTGGAGACCCTGGACGAGGATCTCGAACGGGTGTGGAGCGTCAACTTCAAAGGTGTGCTCCACGCCTGCCAGGCAGCGGCCCGCCGGATGATCGCCGACAAGACGCGGGGCAGCATCGTCACCATGGCCTCCGGCGCCGTCGACACCGGCGGCCCGGGACTGCTCTGCTACGGCGTGACCAAGGCGGCGGTGGTCCAGCTGACGAAGACCCTGGCGACCGAGGTCGGCCCGCACGGCATCCGCGTCAACGCGGTGGCCCCGGGCTGGATCCGTACGCCCATGACCGACCGCCACGACGGCGAGGCACAGGCGCGGACGGAGTCCTTCATGGCCCGGCTGTCACCGCTGAGCCGGGTCGGCGAGCCCGACGACATCGCCCACGCCGTGCTGCACCTCGCCTCCGACGCCTCGGCGTTCACGACGGGCCAGATCCTCCGTCCGAACGGCGGGGTGGCCATGCCCTGGTGA
- a CDS encoding Dps family protein, with product MYVVKSPLSEVDLRTVSEALQGALVDLVDLSLVAKQIHWNVVGPRFRSVHLQLDEVVDTARLHSDTVAERASTLGVSPDGRAGTVAGSSGIGSAPDGWVKDADAVGTLVEALGSVITRMRTRVESTAAADPVSQDIFIGITADLEKHHWMFQAENG from the coding sequence ATGTACGTGGTGAAGAGCCCGCTGTCCGAGGTCGATCTCAGGACCGTCTCCGAGGCGCTGCAGGGTGCCCTCGTCGATCTCGTCGACCTCTCCCTCGTGGCCAAGCAGATCCACTGGAACGTGGTCGGGCCGCGCTTCCGCTCGGTCCATCTGCAGCTCGACGAGGTCGTGGACACCGCCCGGCTGCACTCCGACACGGTCGCCGAACGCGCCTCCACCCTCGGTGTCTCCCCGGACGGGCGGGCCGGGACGGTGGCCGGGAGCAGCGGTATCGGCTCGGCCCCGGACGGCTGGGTCAAGGACGCGGACGCGGTGGGGACCCTGGTGGAGGCGCTCGGCTCGGTGATCACCCGGATGCGGACGCGGGTGGAGAGCACCGCGGCGGCGGATCCGGTGAGCCAGGACATCTTCATCGGGATCACGGCGGACCTCGAGAAGCACCACTGGATGTTCCAGGCGGAGAACGGGTAG
- a CDS encoding helix-turn-helix domain-containing protein, translating into MILLRRLLGDVLRRQRQRQGRTLREVSSSARVSLGYLSEVERGQKEASSELLSAICDALDVRMSELMREVSDELALAELAQSAAATEPVPAPVRRPMLNSVSVAGVPPERVTIKAPAEAVDVVAA; encoded by the coding sequence ATGATTCTGCTCCGTCGCCTGCTTGGTGACGTGCTGCGTCGGCAGCGCCAGCGCCAGGGCCGTACTCTGCGCGAAGTCTCCTCGTCCGCCCGAGTCTCACTCGGCTATCTCTCCGAGGTGGAGCGGGGGCAGAAGGAGGCATCCTCCGAGCTGCTCTCCGCCATTTGCGACGCGCTGGACGTACGGATGTCCGAGCTCATGCGAGAAGTGAGCGACGAGCTCGCCCTTGCCGAGCTGGCCCAGTCCGCAGCTGCCACCGAGCCGGTGCCAGCACCAGTACGTCGACCGATGCTCAACTCCGTCTCGGTGGCCGGTGTGCCGCCGGAGCGGGTCACGATCAAGGCGCCCGCCGAAGCGGTGGACGTCGTCGCGGCGTGA
- a CDS encoding CinA family protein — MTSTAAEVLRLLTVRGETVAVAESLTGGLVAAALTAAPGSSQAFRGSVTAYATELKHQLLNVDATLLDQRGAVDPQVATEMAEGVRKALGADWGISTTGVAGPEPQDGRPVGTVHVAVAGPSTADSGVSGGGKVLSLRLNGGRTEIRMESVRSVLALLLEELAGEQTGNERAQNTEQNGGT, encoded by the coding sequence TTGACCTCCACGGCCGCCGAAGTGCTGCGACTACTGACGGTGAGGGGCGAGACGGTCGCCGTCGCGGAGTCGCTGACCGGTGGTCTGGTCGCGGCCGCGCTCACCGCGGCCCCCGGGTCCTCCCAGGCGTTCCGAGGCTCGGTCACCGCGTACGCCACGGAGCTCAAGCACCAGTTGCTCAATGTCGACGCCACCCTGCTGGACCAGCGCGGAGCGGTGGATCCGCAGGTCGCGACCGAGATGGCGGAAGGCGTCCGCAAGGCGCTCGGCGCGGACTGGGGAATTTCGACCACCGGTGTCGCGGGACCGGAGCCCCAGGACGGCCGACCCGTCGGCACGGTCCATGTGGCCGTCGCCGGGCCTTCCACCGCGGATTCCGGCGTATCAGGTGGCGGGAAAGTGCTGTCGTTGCGGTTGAACGGCGGCCGGACGGAAATCCGTATGGAGAGTGTACGGAGCGTACTCGCACTGCTTCTTGAGGAGCTTGCGGGCGAACAGACCGGGAACGAGCGGGCACAAAATACGGAACAGAACGGGGGGACCTGA
- the pgsA gene encoding CDP-diacylglycerol--glycerol-3-phosphate 3-phosphatidyltransferase, which produces MTGAPASAAGGTSGAKGATSASGVPGAPSAAGDTRSVRGGKLGAAAVNQASLWNIANILTMVRLVLVPGFVALMLMDGGYDPVWRAWAWAAFAVAMITDIFDGHLARTYDLVTDFGKIADPIADKAIMGAALICLSSLGDLPWWVTGVILGRELGITLLRFIVIRYGVIPASRGGKLKTLTQGIAVGMYVLALEGPLATLRWWVMAAAVILTVVTGLDYVRQAIVLRRRGTAEREAAAEGAER; this is translated from the coding sequence ATGACGGGAGCCCCGGCATCCGCGGCGGGCGGCACCTCCGGCGCCAAGGGCGCGACGAGCGCCTCCGGCGTTCCCGGCGCCCCGAGCGCTGCCGGGGACACGCGGTCCGTGCGGGGCGGGAAGCTGGGCGCTGCCGCCGTCAATCAGGCCAGCCTCTGGAACATCGCGAACATCCTGACCATGGTCCGCCTGGTCCTCGTGCCGGGCTTCGTCGCGCTGATGCTCATGGACGGCGGATACGACCCGGTCTGGCGGGCCTGGGCCTGGGCCGCCTTCGCCGTCGCCATGATCACCGACATCTTCGACGGCCACCTGGCCCGGACGTACGACCTCGTCACCGACTTCGGGAAGATCGCCGACCCCATCGCCGACAAGGCGATCATGGGTGCCGCCTTGATCTGCCTGTCCTCCCTGGGCGATCTGCCGTGGTGGGTCACCGGAGTCATCCTCGGCCGGGAACTCGGGATCACGCTCCTGCGTTTCATCGTCATCCGGTACGGGGTCATCCCGGCGAGCCGCGGCGGCAAGCTGAAGACCCTGACCCAGGGCATCGCCGTCGGGATGTACGTCCTGGCGCTGGAGGGTCCCCTGGCCACTCTGAGGTGGTGGGTGATGGCCGCGGCGGTCATCCTGACCGTGGTCACCGGACTCGACTATGTGAGACAGGCCATTGTGCTGCGACGGCGTGGAACCGCCGAGCGCGAAGCCGCGGCGGAGGGAGCGGAGCGTTGA
- the rimO gene encoding 30S ribosomal protein S12 methylthiotransferase RimO → MPERRTVALVTLGCARNEVDSEELAGRLEADGWELVEDAEEADVAVVNTCGFVEAAKKDSVDALLEANDLKGHGRTQAVVAVGCMAERYGKELAEALPEADGVLGFDDYADISDRLQTILNGGIHASHTPRDRRKLLPISPAQRQESAAGVALPGHAPVDLPDGLAPASGPRSPLRRRLDGSPVASVKLASGCDRRCSFCAIPSFRGSFISRRPSDVLNETRWLAEQGVKEVMLVSENNTSYGKDLGDIRLLESLLPELAEVDGIERVRVSYLQPAEMRPGLIDVLTSTPKVVPYFDLSFQHSAPAVLRSMRRFGDTDRFLELLDTIRGKAPEAGVRSNFIVGFPGESEDDLAELERFLNGARLDAIGVFGYSDEEGTEAATYENKLAEDVVAERLARISRLAEELVSQRAEERVGQTVSVLVESVDGDEGAYGRGAHQAPETDGQVLFTNGEELSVGRMVEAKVVGTEGVDLVAEVLPGSLGSLACTEEAAR, encoded by the coding sequence ATGCCTGAACGCCGTACCGTCGCACTTGTCACTCTTGGCTGCGCCCGCAACGAGGTGGACTCGGAGGAGCTCGCAGGCCGCTTGGAGGCGGACGGCTGGGAGCTCGTCGAGGACGCCGAGGAAGCGGACGTCGCGGTCGTCAACACCTGTGGCTTCGTCGAGGCCGCCAAGAAGGACTCCGTCGACGCACTCCTGGAAGCCAACGACCTCAAGGGGCACGGCAGAACCCAGGCCGTCGTGGCGGTCGGCTGCATGGCCGAGCGGTACGGCAAGGAACTCGCCGAAGCGCTGCCCGAGGCCGACGGCGTACTCGGCTTCGACGACTACGCGGACATCTCCGACCGCCTCCAGACCATCCTGAACGGCGGCATCCACGCCTCGCACACCCCGCGCGACCGGCGCAAGCTGCTGCCGATCAGCCCGGCCCAGCGCCAGGAGTCGGCGGCCGGGGTCGCGCTTCCGGGGCACGCCCCCGTCGATCTTCCGGACGGCCTCGCTCCGGCCTCCGGGCCGCGTTCGCCGCTGCGCCGCCGTCTGGACGGCTCGCCCGTCGCCTCCGTGAAGCTCGCCTCCGGCTGCGACCGCCGCTGCTCCTTCTGCGCCATCCCGTCCTTCCGCGGCTCCTTCATCTCGCGCCGGCCCTCGGACGTGCTGAACGAGACACGCTGGCTGGCCGAGCAGGGCGTCAAGGAGGTCATGCTGGTCTCCGAGAACAACACCTCGTACGGCAAGGACCTGGGCGACATCCGGCTGCTGGAGTCCCTGCTGCCCGAGCTCGCCGAGGTCGACGGCATCGAACGGGTGCGCGTGAGCTACCTCCAGCCCGCCGAGATGCGGCCCGGCCTCATCGACGTGCTTACCTCCACACCCAAGGTCGTGCCCTACTTCGACCTCTCCTTCCAGCACTCCGCCCCGGCCGTGCTGCGCTCGATGCGCCGCTTCGGCGACACCGACCGCTTCCTGGAACTGCTCGACACCATCCGCGGCAAGGCCCCCGAGGCCGGCGTGCGGTCCAACTTCATCGTGGGCTTCCCCGGCGAGAGCGAGGACGACCTCGCGGAGCTGGAGCGGTTCCTGAACGGCGCGAGACTGGACGCGATCGGCGTCTTCGGGTACTCCGACGAGGAGGGCACCGAAGCGGCGACGTACGAGAACAAGCTGGCCGAGGACGTGGTCGCCGAGCGGCTCGCGCGGATCTCGCGGCTGGCCGAGGAACTGGTCTCGCAGCGTGCCGAGGAGCGCGTCGGGCAGACCGTGAGCGTGCTGGTCGAGTCGGTCGACGGCGACGAGGGCGCGTACGGCCGTGGTGCCCACCAGGCTCCCGAGACGGACGGCCAGGTGCTGTTCACGAACGGCGAGGAGCTGAGCGTCGGCCGTATGGTCGAGGCCAAGGTGGTCGGCACGGAAGGCGTCGACCTGGTGGCCGAGGTGCTGCCGGGGTCGCTCGGCTCCCTCGCGTGTACTGAGGAGGCGGCCAGATGA
- a CDS encoding helix-turn-helix domain-containing protein — MSIGNSPDGNFPEDERPFEDDLDERLAERPSIGRALQQARIAAGLTVDDVSNATRVRIAIVHAIEQDDFATCGGDVYARGHLRTIARAVRIDPVPLLEQYDEAHGGRPAPTPAAPLFEAERIRPERRGPNWTAAMVAAIVAVIGFVGFTAFDGGGDGDTTQVAEGSTPTTSRPASPTPKTGKPDADPKPDPTDSAIAAAPRDKVTVQVSASDGRSWISAKDHNGRLLWDGLLKQGESRTFQDGSKIDLVLGDAGAIQLYVNGKKIKDDFQPGQVERLTYTKGDPEVG, encoded by the coding sequence GTGTCCATCGGCAATTCCCCTGACGGCAACTTCCCCGAAGACGAGCGTCCGTTCGAAGACGACCTTGACGAACGCTTGGCGGAACGCCCCTCGATCGGCCGTGCCCTCCAGCAGGCGCGCATCGCGGCCGGGCTGACCGTCGACGACGTCAGCAACGCCACCCGGGTCCGCATCGCCATCGTGCACGCGATCGAGCAGGACGACTTCGCCACCTGCGGTGGCGACGTCTACGCGCGCGGTCACCTCCGCACCATCGCGCGCGCGGTGCGCATCGATCCCGTCCCGCTGCTCGAACAGTACGACGAGGCACACGGGGGACGGCCCGCGCCGACCCCGGCGGCCCCACTGTTCGAGGCGGAGCGGATCCGTCCCGAGCGGCGCGGCCCCAACTGGACCGCCGCCATGGTCGCCGCGATCGTCGCGGTGATCGGCTTCGTCGGTTTCACCGCGTTCGACGGCGGGGGCGACGGCGACACCACGCAGGTCGCCGAGGGCTCCACGCCGACCACCAGCAGGCCCGCGTCTCCCACGCCCAAGACCGGCAAGCCCGACGCCGACCCGAAGCCCGACCCGACCGACAGCGCCATCGCGGCCGCGCCCCGCGACAAGGTGACCGTGCAGGTCAGCGCCTCGGACGGCCGTAGCTGGATCTCCGCCAAGGACCACAACGGCCGACTCCTGTGGGACGGTCTGCTCAAGCAGGGCGAGTCCAGGACCTTCCAGGACGGCTCCAAGATCGACCTCGTGCTCGGCGACGCCGGGGCCATCCAGCTCTACGTCAACGGCAAGAAGATCAAGGACGACTTCCAGCCCGGCCAGGTCGAACGCCTGACGTACACGAAGGGCGATCCCGAGGTCGGCTGA
- a CDS encoding DNA translocase FtsK has product MASRQSAAKKPPAKKAAAPTKAPAKKAPAKKAAARKAPAKKATAKKTAPPKPAPNPTGGVYRLVRAIWLGVAHAVGAVFRGIGQGAKGLDPAHRKDGVALLLLALALIVAAGTWSNLRGPVGDLVEMLVTGAFGRLDLLVPILLAVIAVRFIRHPEKPEANGRIVIGLSALVIGILGQVHLACGSPARSAGMQAIRDAGGLIGWGTATPLTYTMGEALAVAMLVLLTVFGLLVVTATPVNAIPQRLRLLGQKLGIVADDDDDEEYGEDDSRYDEQWRDALPARPRRRGSAPEPYDPDGAEQEALTRRRPRRSAVRQPDPNRPMDAVDVAAAAAAALDGAVLHGMPPSPVVADLTQGVSVGDREETTPVPAARSKTPKQEPSAAKPPKGARQDALVPDLTKQAPDAPRELPPRAEQLQLSGDITYSLPSLDLLERGGPGKTRSAANDAIVASLSNVFSEFKVDASVTGFTRGPTVTRYEVELGPAVKVERITALTKNIAYAVASPDVRIISPIPGKSAVGIEIPNTDREMVNLGDVLRLADAAEDDHPMLVALGKDVEGGYVMANLAKMPHVLVAGATGSGKSSCINCLITSVMVRATPEDVRMVLVDPKRVELTAYEGIPHLITPIITNPKRAAEALQWVVREMDLRYDDLAAFGYRHIDDFNEAIRNGKVKLPEGSERELSPYPYLLVIVDELADLMMVAPRDVEDAIVRITQLARAAGIHLVLATQRPSVDVVTGLIKANVPSRLAFATSSLADSRVILDQPGAEKLIGKGDGLFLPMGANKPTRMQGAFVTEGEVAAIVQHCKDQMAPVFRDDVTVGSKQKKEIDEEIGDDLDLLCQAAELVVSTQFGSTSMLQRKLRVGFAKAGRLMDLMESRGIVGPSEGSKARDVLVKPDELDGVLAVIRGETGA; this is encoded by the coding sequence ATGGCCTCACGTCAGTCCGCAGCGAAGAAGCCGCCCGCGAAGAAGGCGGCCGCTCCGACGAAGGCTCCGGCGAAGAAGGCCCCCGCGAAGAAAGCCGCCGCCCGGAAGGCGCCTGCCAAGAAGGCGACGGCGAAGAAGACGGCCCCTCCGAAGCCGGCGCCCAATCCCACCGGAGGCGTGTACAGACTCGTACGCGCCATCTGGCTCGGTGTCGCGCACGCCGTCGGCGCCGTCTTCCGTGGCATAGGGCAGGGCGCGAAGGGTCTCGACCCGGCGCACCGCAAGGACGGCGTCGCGCTCCTGTTGCTCGCCCTCGCCCTGATCGTGGCCGCCGGCACCTGGTCCAACCTGCGCGGGCCGGTCGGCGATCTCGTCGAGATGCTCGTGACCGGCGCCTTCGGCCGGCTCGACCTGCTCGTTCCGATACTGCTCGCCGTCATCGCCGTACGGTTCATCCGGCATCCCGAGAAGCCCGAAGCCAACGGCCGCATCGTCATCGGCCTGTCCGCACTCGTCATCGGCATCCTCGGCCAGGTCCACCTCGCGTGCGGCTCGCCCGCCCGCAGCGCCGGCATGCAGGCGATAAGAGACGCCGGGGGGCTCATCGGCTGGGGCACGGCCACCCCGCTGACGTACACCATGGGCGAGGCCCTCGCCGTGGCGATGCTTGTGCTGCTCACGGTCTTCGGGCTGCTCGTCGTCACGGCCACGCCGGTCAACGCGATCCCGCAGCGGCTGCGGCTGCTCGGGCAGAAGCTGGGCATCGTCGCGGACGACGATGACGACGAGGAGTACGGCGAGGACGACTCCCGCTACGACGAGCAGTGGCGCGACGCGCTGCCCGCGCGCCCCCGCAGGCGCGGCTCCGCCCCCGAGCCGTACGACCCCGACGGCGCCGAGCAGGAGGCCCTCACCAGGCGCCGCCCGAGGCGCTCCGCGGTGCGGCAGCCCGACCCGAACCGGCCGATGGACGCCGTGGACGTCGCCGCGGCCGCCGCTGCCGCGCTCGACGGGGCCGTGCTGCACGGGATGCCGCCCTCGCCGGTGGTCGCCGACCTCACCCAGGGGGTGAGCGTGGGGGACCGGGAGGAGACCACCCCCGTCCCGGCCGCGCGCAGCAAGACGCCCAAGCAGGAGCCCTCGGCCGCCAAGCCCCCCAAGGGCGCCAGGCAGGACGCCCTGGTGCCGGACCTGACCAAGCAGGCTCCGGACGCGCCCCGCGAGCTGCCGCCGCGGGCCGAACAGCTACAGCTCTCCGGCGACATCACCTACTCCCTGCCCTCGCTCGACCTCCTGGAGCGGGGCGGCCCCGGCAAGACGCGCAGCGCGGCCAACGACGCCATAGTGGCCTCCCTCTCGAACGTGTTCTCCGAGTTCAAGGTCGACGCCTCCGTCACCGGCTTCACCCGCGGGCCGACGGTCACCCGCTACGAGGTCGAGCTGGGCCCGGCGGTCAAGGTCGAGCGGATCACCGCGCTGACCAAGAACATCGCCTACGCCGTCGCCAGCCCGGACGTACGGATCATCAGCCCCATCCCCGGCAAGTCGGCCGTCGGCATCGAGATCCCCAACACCGACCGCGAGATGGTCAACCTCGGCGACGTCCTGCGCCTCGCGGACGCGGCCGAGGACGACCATCCGATGCTGGTGGCGCTCGGCAAGGACGTCGAGGGCGGCTATGTGATGGCCAATCTGGCGAAGATGCCGCATGTGCTCGTCGCGGGTGCGACCGGCTCGGGCAAATCGTCCTGCATCAACTGCCTGATCACCTCGGTCATGGTCCGGGCGACCCCCGAGGACGTCCGTATGGTCCTCGTCGACCCCAAGCGCGTCGAACTGACCGCGTACGAGGGCATCCCGCACCTCATCACGCCGATCATCACCAACCCCAAGCGGGCCGCCGAGGCGCTCCAGTGGGTCGTGCGCGAGATGGACCTGCGCTACGACGACCTGGCCGCGTTCGGCTACCGGCACATCGACGACTTCAACGAGGCCATCAGGAACGGCAAGGTCAAGCTGCCCGAGGGCAGTGAGCGCGAGCTGTCCCCGTACCCGTATCTGCTGGTGATCGTGGACGAGCTGGCCGACCTGATGATGGTCGCGCCGCGGGACGTCGAGGACGCGATCGTGCGCATCACGCAGCTCGCGCGCGCGGCCGGCATCCACCTGGTGCTCGCCACGCAGCGGCCGTCCGTGGACGTCGTCACCGGTCTGATCAAGGCGAACGTGCCCTCGCGGCTCGCCTTCGCCACCTCCTCGCTCGCCGACTCGCGCGTCATCCTCGACCAGCCGGGCGCCGAGAAACTGATCGGCAAGGGCGACGGGCTGTTCCTGCCGATGGGGGCGAACAAGCCGACCCGCATGCAGGGCGCGTTCGTGACCGAGGGCGAGGTCGCGGCGATCGTCCAGCACTGCAAGGACCAGATGGCGCCCGTCTTCCGGGACGACGTCACCGTGGGCAGCAAGCAGAAGAAGGAGATCGACGAGGAGATCGGCGACGACCTCGACCTGCTGTGCCAGGCGGCCGAACTGGTCGTCTCCACACAGTTCGGTTCGACCTCCATGCTCCAGCGCAAGCTGCGCGTCGGCTTCGCCAAGGCCGGGCGGCTCATGGACCTCATGGAGTCCCGGGGCATCGTGGGGCCGAGCGAGGGCTCCAAGGCGCGTGACGTTCTTGTCAAACCCGACGAACTGGACGGCGTGCTGGCCGTGATCCGGGGGGAGACTGGGGCGTAA
- a CDS encoding two-component system response regulator, whose product MVQKAKILLVDDRPENLLALEAILSALDQTLVRASSGEEALKALLTDDFAVILLDVQMPGMDGFETAAHIKRRERTRDIPIIFLTAINHGPHHTFRGYAAGAVDYISKPFDPWVLRAKVSVFVELYMKNCQLREQAALLRLQLEGGGKGAAGGSKEPSGGILAELSARLAAVEEQAEALSKQLDDDSADAAAVATAAHLERKLTGLRRALDALEPGTGGPSSVPSQN is encoded by the coding sequence ATGGTGCAGAAGGCCAAGATCCTCCTGGTCGATGACCGGCCGGAGAATCTGTTGGCGCTGGAGGCCATCCTCTCCGCGCTCGATCAGACACTGGTGCGGGCATCGTCCGGGGAGGAAGCGCTCAAGGCGCTGTTGACGGACGACTTCGCGGTTATTCTGCTGGACGTCCAGATGCCGGGAATGGACGGGTTCGAAACGGCCGCGCACATCAAGCGGCGCGAGCGGACCCGGGACATCCCGATTATTTTCCTCACGGCCATCAACCACGGACCGCACCACACGTTCCGTGGGTACGCGGCGGGTGCGGTCGACTACATCTCGAAGCCGTTCGATCCCTGGGTGCTGCGCGCCAAGGTTTCGGTGTTCGTCGAGCTGTACATGAAGAACTGCCAGCTCAGGGAGCAGGCGGCGCTGCTGCGACTCCAGTTGGAGGGCGGCGGTAAGGGCGCGGCGGGCGGTTCCAAGGAGCCCTCCGGCGGCATCCTCGCCGAGCTCTCCGCGCGGCTCGCGGCCGTCGAGGAGCAGGCGGAGGCGCTGTCCAAGCAACTCGACGACGACTCGGCGGATGCCGCCGCGGTGGCCACAGCGGCCCATCTCGAACGCAAACTGACGGGCCTGCGCAGGGCGCTGGACGCGTTGGAGCCGGGCACGGGCGGCCCCTCGTCGGTGCCGTCGCAGAACTGA